A region of Neovison vison isolate M4711 chromosome 7, ASM_NN_V1, whole genome shotgun sequence DNA encodes the following proteins:
- the LOC122913536 gene encoding LOW QUALITY PROTEIN: olfactory receptor 51V1 (The sequence of the model RefSeq protein was modified relative to this genomic sequence to represent the inferred CDS: substituted 1 base at 1 genomic stop codon) translates to MITLRSPSVNSSTFVLTAFSGLEQQYPWISIPFFTTYTLVFGGNCMVLHVIRTEPSLHQPMFYFLAMLALTDLSIGLSTVHTVLGILWGFIQEISLDSCIAQSYFIHGLSFMESSVLLTMAFDRYIAICNPLRYSSILTNSRILKIGLTIVARSFFFITPPIINLKFFHYCRSHILSHSFCLHQDLLRLACSDIRFNSYYALMLVIFTLLLDAALILYSYVLILRAVLAIASQGERHKSLQTCISHICAVLVFYIPIISLTMVHRFGKHLSPVIHVLMGNIYILFPPLMNPIIYSVKTQQIRSRMLRLFSLKICXDAQVF, encoded by the coding sequence ATGATCACTTTGAGAAGCCCTAGTGTGAATTCTTCCACCTTCGTTCTCACTGCATTTTCGGGCCTGGAGCAACAATATCCCTGGATCTCCATTCCCTTCTTCACCACCTACACCTTGGTGTTTGGGGGCAATTGCATGGTGCTGCATGTGATCCGGACTGAGCCCAGCCTGCACCAGCCCATGTTCTACTTTCTGGCCATGCTGGCCCTCACTGACCTATCCATAGGGCTGTCCACAGTGCACACGGTACTGGGCATCCTGTGGGGGTTCATTCAAGAAATCAGCCTGGATTCCTGCATTGCCCAGTCCTACTTCATCCATGGTCTATCCTTCATGGAGTCCTCTGTCCTCCTTACTATGGCCTTTGATAGGTATATTGCTATTTGCAATCCACTGCGTTATTCCTCCATTCTGACTAATTCCAGGATTCTCAAAATTGGGCTTACCATAGTAGCTAGGAGTTTCTTCTTTATTACACCCCCCATCATCAATCTGAAATTTTTCCATTATTGCCGTTCCCACATCCTGTCTCACTCATTCTGCCTGCACCAGGACCTTCTCCGCCTAGCTTGCTCAGACATCAGATTTAATAGCTACTATGCCCTGATGCTGGTCATTTTCACACTGTTGTTGGATGCTGCTCTGATCCTCTACTCCTATGTGCTGATTCTTAGGGCAGTCCTGGCAATTGCCTCTCAGGGGGAGCGGCATAAATCATTGCAGACCTGCATCTCCCACATTTGTGCTGTTCTGGTGTTCTACATCCCTATCATTAGCCTAACAATGGTGCACCGTTTTGGCAAGCATCTATCCCCTGTGATCCATGTCCTTATGGGCAACATCTACATCCTTTTCCCACCTTTGATGAATCCCATCATCTACAGTGTCAAGACCCAGCAGATTCGAAGCAGAATGCTCAGActcttttctctgaaaatatGTTGAGATGCTcaggtcttttaa